The following proteins are co-located in the Apium graveolens cultivar Ventura chromosome 5, ASM990537v1, whole genome shotgun sequence genome:
- the LOC141661914 gene encoding LEC14B homolog has product MDGEVCEHLHHDHDVAQLTRLQSEPHKLLSRRVPGKSTLPVSPVQMLARREANFSGRSRFTSADSCHIQSRYLPHNGPRVIDKLQSFGYVTQFSHDGSLLVAGFWDGRIRVYNVDRGWNVRNNIRIRGFPVCDTSLSPDKRFLVYANMSHFLHIVNVESATMESDPNIREIHKGLNFAAAGDPTRHFNANLISSVKFSTDGRELVAGSSNSSIYVYDLGENRLSVHVGAHRSPVSTVCFADESGQIIYSGGEEGLCKVWDRRILTYEQASGILVGHVDGVSFIDSRGDSCHLISNARDHSIKLWDIRKMSSNITENAYKKRKIPLCDIHKVHRSSQGRIMRNFRHPYDISLATYRGHEVYGVPIRCYFSPEKSTGQKYIYTGSSDGSVYIYDLLTGAQVARLNHGRGIVRDCSWHPYFPSLVNSSRDGVIAKWDFSAL; this is encoded by the exons ATGGACGGTGAGGTGTGCGAACATCTTCATCATGATCATGATGTTGCACAACTTACAAGGCTTCAGTCCGAACCTCACAAGCTTTTGAGTCGACGAGTACCTGGCAAGTCAACATTGCCTGTTTCCCCTGTTCAAATGTTAGCACGTCGGGAGGCCAACTTTTCTGGCCGCAGTAGATTTACCTCTGCTGATTCCTGTCATATTCAAAGCCGATACTTGCCGCATAATGGGCCTCGTGTGATTGATAAACTGCAGAGCTTTGGTTATGTAACTCAATTTTCTCATGATGGTTCACTTCTCGTGGCAGGATTTTGG GATGGTCGCATTAGGGTATATAATGTTGATAGAGGATGGAATGTTCGGAACAACATCCGTATCAGAGGCTTCCCAGTTTGTGATACATCTCTTTCACCTGATAAACGTTTTCTT GTTTATGCCAATATGTCACATTTTCTTCATATTGTAAACGTCGAATCGGCCACAATGGAGTCTGATCCAAATATTAGA GAAATTCATAAGGGACTGAATTTTGCTGCTGCTGGTGACCCCACTCGTCATTTTAATGCTAATTTAATAAGTTCAGTGAAATTTTCAACTGATGGGCGAGAGCTTGTGGCCGGCAGTAGTAATTCTTCAATATATGTCTATGATCTTGGAGAAAATAGGCTTTCCGTACATGTTGGCGCTCACAGG TCTCCTGTATCAACAGTGTGCTTTGCTGATGAAAGTGGTCAAATTATATATTCTGGAGGTGAGGAGGGCCTCTGCAAG GTATGGGATAGACGTATTTTGACGTATGAACAAGCATCTGGGATCTTGGTGGGGCATGTAGATGGTGTGTCATTTATTGATAGCCGAGGAGATAGCTGTCATCTTATCTCTAATGCAAGAGATCATTCAATAAAACTTTGGGATATTCGGAAAATGTCCTCTAATATCACTGA AAATGCttataaaaaaagaaaaataccATTGTGCGACATACACAAGGTGCACCGTAGTTCTCAAGGACGTATTATGAGAAACTTTCGGCATCCCTATGATATTTCTTTGGCGACATATAGAGGTCATGAGGTCTATGGGGTGCCCATACGGTGCTACTTTTCACCAGAAAAAAG CACTGGCCAAAAGTACATCTACACTGGATCCTCTGACGGTTCTGTTTATATTTATGATCTG CTGACTGGAGCTCAGGTTGCCAGACTAAATCATGGAAGAGGCATAGTAAGAGACTGTAGCTGGCACCCTTACTTCCCTTCTCTAGTCAACTCTTCAAGGGATGGTGTGATTGCAAAATGGGACTTCTCGGCTCTCTAA